A genomic window from Pseudogulbenkiania sp. MAI-1 includes:
- the pal gene encoding peptidoglycan-associated lipoprotein Pal, with translation MNLKQLLIASAAVGLLAACSSTKPMQEAAPTVNGSGTAGQGVANLPADTGTAGQGAVAVDPLKDPNSPLAKRSVYFDFDSSAVKQSEQQVVANHAEYLKSHANRKVVIQGNTDARGSREYNLGLGQRRAESVKNAMQVIGVKESQMEAVSFGKEKPKATGTTEADYAENRRADLAYDGE, from the coding sequence ATGAACCTGAAACAACTGCTGATCGCCAGTGCCGCCGTCGGTCTGCTGGCCGCCTGCTCCAGCACCAAGCCGATGCAGGAAGCCGCGCCGACCGTGAACGGCTCCGGCACCGCCGGCCAGGGCGTTGCCAACCTGCCGGCCGACACCGGCACGGCCGGCCAGGGCGCCGTGGCGGTCGATCCGCTGAAGGACCCGAACAGCCCGCTGGCCAAGCGCAGCGTGTACTTCGACTTCGACTCGTCCGCCGTCAAGCAGAGCGAGCAACAGGTCGTGGCCAACCACGCCGAATACCTGAAGTCCCACGCCAACCGCAAGGTGGTGATCCAGGGCAACACCGACGCGCGCGGCAGCCGCGAGTACAACCTGGGCCTGGGCCAGCGCCGTGCCGAGAGCGTGAAGAACGCCATGCAGGTCATCGGCGTCAAGGAAAGCCAGATGGAAGCGGTGAGCTTCGGCAAGGAAAAACCGAAGGCCACCGGCACCACCGAGGCCGATTACGCCGAGAACCGCCGCGCCGACCTCGCCTACGACGGCGAGTAA